One region of Oryza sativa Japonica Group chromosome 5, ASM3414082v1 genomic DNA includes:
- the LOC107277295 gene encoding adenylate isopentenyltransferase 3, chloroplastic, producing MEGSRGDKGKVVVVMGATATGKSKLAIDLALRFGGEVINSDKIQVHDGLDVVTNKVTDEERAGVPHHLIGGVPPDADYGVDDFRRDAARAVASVLARGRVPVIAGGSNRYLEALLDGEGGSFRERHELCFLWVDSRAPALHRYVRHRVDRMVEQGLVGEVRGLFRLDDADYSRGIRRSIGVPEMDAYLRQEATGALLTHGDKYKVALLASAVGEIKANTWSLARRQLRKIHRLRGLPGWSLRRLDVTRVLELKVEARSEAECAAAWEADVIAPAAREVGMFLHGGGNVVESGREEQPVVVEKMEVAAVGGAGAAAAAEKWCGRRLLETTAAYHGMEAAAAV from the coding sequence ATGGAAGGCAGCCGCGGTGACAAGGGCAAGGTAGTGGTGGTGATGGGCGCCACGGCCACCGGCAAGTCCAAGCTGGCCATCGACCTCGCATTGCGGTTCGGCGGCGAGGTGATCAACTCCGACAAGATCCAGGTGCACGACGGCCTCGACGTCGTCACCAACAAGGTCACCGACGAGGAGCGCGCCGGCGTGCCGCACCACCTCATCGGCGGGGTGCCCCCCGACGCCGACTACGGCGTCGACGACTTCCGCCgcgacgccgcgcgcgccgtggcGTCCGTCCTCGCCAGGGGCCGCGTCCCCGTCATCGCGGGCGGGTCGAACAGGTACCTCGAAGCGCTGCTCGACGGCGAGGGTGGGTCGTTCCGCGAGCGGCACGAGCTGTGCTTCCTGTGGGTGGACTCCCGCGCGCCGGCGCTGCACAGGTACGTGCGCCACCGCGTGGACCGCATGGTGGAGCAGGGGCTCGTCGGCGAGGTGCGGGGGCTGTTCCGGCTGGACGACGCCGACTACTCCCGGGGGATCCGGAGGTCCATCGGCGTGCCGGAGATGGACGCCTACCTCCGGCAGGAAGCCACCGGCGCCCTACTGACGCACGGAGACAAGTACAAGGTCGCGCTGTTGGCTTCCGCCGTCGGCGAGATCAAGGCGAACACGTGGAGTCTGGCACGCCGCCAGCTGCGGAAGATCCACCGGCTCCGCGGCCTGCCCGGCTGGAGCCTCCGCCGGCTCGACGTCACCAGAGTGCTGGAGTTGAAGGTGGAGGCCCGCAGCGAAGCGGAGTGCGCCGCCGCGTGGGAGGCAGACGTCATCGCGCCTGCGGCGCGGGAGGTGGGGATGTTTCTGCATGGAGGAGGGAATGTGGTGGAGAGCGGTAGGGAGGAGCAGCCGGTGGTGGTAGAGAAGATGGAGGTTGCGGCAGTGGGTGgtgccggtgcggcggcggccgcggagaaGTGGTGTGGTCGGCGGTTgctggagacgacggcggcgtacCATGGAATGGAGGCGGCCGCGGCAGTTTGA